TGGCCAGGAATAAAATGAACCATTTTTTGGGGCCATGCACACAGAGATTGAAGGATCTTTCATTTACAGTATTATACATTCTCCGTTACATTTCGTTATCTCTAATCGCTTGACTGTGCTTGACTGTGTATCTTTGCAGATATTGGATTGCGCCGATCGGTAAGGCGATTGGCATTAAGAGCACCGGACCAAAGCCACCGAGACCAAATAAAGTCCTGGAAGCGGCATACAATGTCAACAGCCGGCTTAATCACAAAACGGTAAGTTTATTAGTCAACTGATATCAGCTGTTAAATGCTGTGTTATTGGTTAGTTGGGTAGATCTTTCTCTACCAAGCAAATGGTCGGCAAATGTGTCCTTCATAAAGATTAGCTTTGCCGAACGCCGCGTCAGTTTATCATTATGACGAAGAAAATCCACTGCTCGATAAATGAATATTCATTACGGAATGTTTCGTTTTCCTCATCGGCCAGCGCATTTTGCAGTGACTTACACTGTTCATACATAAGGCATGAAGTAAGCATAACAACACATAACCTAACGGGTTAGGTTAAGAAGCCAAACGTGGTCAGTTCTGGCAATGAAACAACCCCCGATGTAGTACACAATGGTGTTTGCGTTGTTAAATCATGCCGGTGGTTCGTTGTTTTCGACAAACCAGCAAATGCGGCACACAGTATCGCCGAATCGAATGAATCAATTTCTGTGGCAATCGTGTTCCGACCGGAAGCGATAAGCCATGCGAACGACACTCGCGTCGCCCACTTTACCGCGTCATTTTACCGCCCGCTTTTTTTCCAAATCGTACGACTGTAAACAGTATTTACTCTAGCGCGAGAGATTAAAGATTGGGAGCAAGAAAATGCTCCGGATGTCCGGGCTGTCTCATACCACAGAGCCGGAGAGGGGTACCGCCGGACGGAATTGCTTTCCCGACACACTCATGGTACCTCCCACGTGGCACGTGTAGTTTCACTGATTGATAATGCCGGGACCGGGGATGGTAGTGGTGTGCTTTACACGGCAATCACCAGAACCCCGTTGACTGGCTGTTTAATAACATGCAGGATCGATTAGAACAGAGCAGcgaaaccacaaaaaaactagTCATCCAACAACAGTAATTACACTTCGTCACGAAAACATATCATATAGCATCGAACATGGCACAAAATGCACCCCTTTCCTGCAGATTACAACACTAGAAAAATGCATCTTTTTAGGTAGGTACAGCTTGTCCCCTTGTTGCCCATTCTTGATGTGGTGGAGCACAAAAATGTTGTACGAGTTTcatttgtgatttattttattttttagacGCTAAGGACGCGCACCAACGTGAAAAGGGGAGAGCGTGTTCACCGGTTGGGTAGATCGATAAATAGTTCACTTAATCACGCAAAAAGCCCGGCCGGCAATCGTTGGTCACAGCCAGCGCGGTGTGTGAGTGGTGCCAGCCAGTCGACGCAATGGGCCGCTTATCGTTGAATCGAAACGACGACGCGTTTCCTAATGGCGCGAACGGCGGACGTATTAATGGCCAGGTTTTTGGCCATAcacagtgtgtgtgtcccgGTTTGTTTCCATTTGCCGTTGCACTAGAGCGTGCCAAAGCCAAACGTTACTACCAAAGAGACTCCGTAATTTTTGGACCACGTTCGCAAAGGTCAGTCACTGGATATAAACCACATACGTTACAAGTTTTGTGAAGGAATACACTAACAGCATTTGGTCAGAACGACGCTTCCTTTAGGAAGCCTTCTAAAGGACACTGGCGGTTTTCGTACTCAACGTTGGAGCAAACAGCAGTACTCAACGTTAGAGTTTTCGGTAACCTAATCAACCACAGGTCACGGTTTCTTAACCACGGCTTATATGTTGTGTGGTTCTTTACCAACTTAATTCTGgacatatttttatgtaaacaATTCAGTACACATATCTCCATTAGTTTCCATCATTTCGGAAATTATTGAATTTCAGTAATATTATTCAGAATTATTCAGTAAAGTGTATCCTACATGGAGGAATAAAGTATAGCTTTCAGTATAGCAGCTGCAGAATTTTTGAGCTTTTTTCATGTTGAAGAATTAGTTTTACATATCTAAGCTTGATCGATCAAACTTAGAATTCGTTAAGCTTATTTACTGACGTCTATATAAGACTCTAATGATGTCTTCATAGCAAGCTCTAATGAATACTTAATCGATTCCGAATTCTACCCAATTTTTAGGGATCATTGGGTCCAACTTTAAGTCGTCTGGACTGTACTGGAGCAACATTTCCTATTGCAAACTTACTTATAACATTGATGGAATGCACTAGTAATGATGTCACTGCATGCATTGTAATGGTACCCGTTTGCATCCCAAGCATCTACcgtaaataatgaataattgaTAGCAGTTGCACTAGTCCAATTTGGGCACCAAGCAAATGCTGGGCTGCTCTTCAGTTCAAAGTGAATATGAATCAAGTGAAGTTTGAATTTTGATCCTCTTTCGGAGCAAAGTAAATCAATAAGCTACCAGTCTGACTAAAATATTAGGGCCAGCATATTTAGGGACTTCATCAACATGCCTGTGATGGTTGTTGCATGACCATTCCAGGGCTGGGGTTCGCATAAAACTTTGGCACATAGGTACCCAAGAATGGTGGTGTGGTGACCAATGGTGAATACAATGGCCAGACAACTGCACTTGCTGCGATCAACTCTTACCACTTACCCACTCTGGTGTCGAGAAGGTGTCTCCAAATCAAACAGATTTTATTCACCCAGAACCTTTCAGCGTGAAGTTTCCGCCATTCCGACCGAGCAGCACCTCCTTACTGAGCAGCAGCCTATTAGCCATCGTCACAACGATATCGTTGAGACTCCCATTGACGATGGTGACGGCGGAAGACGTAGAATTTACGTCGATGGAATATTTAATCTGATGCCTTCGCTCTCGgcgaagcaaaaacacacacaactacGAAGGCGACCACGAAGGCATAATAGTGGTGCGCGTTTCCATAATGTTACAGCTCGCGGATGTCAAGGCAACTATGGCGCGCGCGAGGTGTGTGACGTACTCTCGCGTACTCGGGAGGATGTTTGTGGGTGCACCATATAGCCCGGTATCTCCGCACGCTGGACGGAGCCGTACGCGTGTCTCGTGTGCTATCTTGCTGCTGCCGCTCCTCCACAGCACGGGCAAGAATTTCATTAAATCGGCTCGGTTCCGTGTGAACGGTAATGAAATGGACGGACGGCTCTTGCACTTCATCATCGTTGGCCCGCGACAAACGCACCAGTTTGTGCGCTAGGGAATTCACCCGCTGgtgaattatgcaaaaacagcAACGGAGATCGTGCGATCATTCTGAGCCGCAACATGCTGTAAAATGGTGCGATTACCGGACCGGAGATTATGTAAGCAAACGTGCTGTTTTACAAGCCAACCAGCGGCCACGTTCTCAAACCGTTTAGTGTCACAGGCTAGACAGAAGCTCGGTGGGGTGGTGGTTTCAATTTAGCCGCACAGATGATGGACTGGAGAGAACTTTCGCAAAATTAAAGCTTGTGTTATCAAACATTATCCATCACTCTATCAACTACTTTATTTTGCAGTCTTGCGTGGCATCATGTTGTAAGATCAAGATCAAACTACTCCAAGCGGAACGTTAAATCTTCTTCAATCAGAACACAACAAGAACTTAAAGCAAAGTCGCCAGAGCTACACCTAAACCCACATCGATGCCGTAATGAAGGTCCATGAATATTGAAACGACAACGTTCAACGAATTCTGCTTGTCCGACGCACGGGGACCGAGAATAATCGGCGTAAAATTGTCCAATAGCGCACTAATGAAATTATCATGCGGACGGTCGGACAGCCCGCTTGACTTTCACTTGATTTCTCCTTGATCTAGTAAAGACACATGTATCCAGAAGGGTTAGGGTTTACGGCAGCAGTATATGCTGGTGATGGTTGTCAAAATTAGGGTCCGAGCTATCAAAATGACCtcagatttgttttatttccggAACAAAATGGGTCTCGTatgcgtttttctttgttattgtttttgtgttcTACTTtatggaaggttttttttatcgtaatcccgtttttctttctctatttTTAAGAGAGTTTGTTGATCACAGCTTTCACTCAACAGCATTGTTCATAACAAGTACACTTCAACGGAGAACagttaaaatcaattaaaacgtTTATTATACATTCACTAGCCGTGCTGAAAGTGATTGGTTTAACAAACGACACTACTTTTGCTCATGAGCGGTTGTGGGCGCCCTGGCACGTTTAACGCAACGTTTCTTGCCTCAGTTTCCGTGTTTCCGACGTATGGAATGCGTTGCTTCGCAGAGCCGCTTCGAATACGAAAGTATCAATTATACTCGAAATgccaaaaatacacacatcaATAACATTTCATAATAACCCCGGGTGGGTGGGTGCGTGGGACGCTATAACCTCCCaagaaagttaaacaaatggaaaacaaaccattGCACCGAAAGCAGCCGTATTGCATTGCTTACACACAGAACGTTATATATTCTATTCTATCAACAGCTCTTGTTGACCTCTAGGGGTCAATCTTCGTTCCACCGGTGGTGTAGAGTGTGCCGGATCGGCCAAGAAGAATCGGCTAGCGGGAGGATGGTGTGTGCTAGATTTCTGGAGCATGACGGAGATGCCTGGCGCTATATGCTGATGTGTGGAATGTTACcgaataaaacgaaacaattatTCAAATGACGGCGCGAATGGCGGCGCCTTGGTAGAGGGAATccggtggcggcggcgggTGGAGGTGTGCCTTTTGTTGATTAGGTCTTCATTTTGCGGACCAATTTCCAAGTGGTGTTTCGCGTGTAAGCGTACCATATTTAGCAACTGGAATATGTTGGGTCAAATACATCCTTCCATCGGAGTTCCTAAACTCTAGTCGAGAAACACTATTTTGAGTGGAAAAATCCTGGTCACGTCACCAAATGTGCTTTACCATCGTGTTTGCGAACCTTCGTTGCTGGGTCAATGAAAGCGATCATCAGTATAGATGCAATTGGTGGTTTGGTAGCAGATCTCGTCACAAACCAATGTCACCAAATCGTTACTTGCACCTCCGGGGTTGTTTGAGCGGTAATTGATCTTTACCTCAACGATGTCTGCATGTTTGCCGTATTCGTTTCTCTTTAGCTTTCACCGCTTACAGGTTACGCGGGCGTGTTACCTCGACCAATGCTTCCTATTGATTGTTATTCCAACAACGGAAGACCTTGTTGCTGTGTTGCTAAAAGGCAAATGCGACATTAAATTCCAACTTGGCCGACTTTGCGAGTGAATCTTTAGTAGCATTTTGTGAAGCCCCGTCCCACTAGCGACAAAATCGCCTTTCAGATTCGTTTGTTTGTACTTTTAAGCAATAAAAAGCGCGCTCCGCACATGAAGATATttaaatttcccatttttcccatttccatttcctccAGATCGTGCGGCTGCTGAAGCAGGTGGATATGACAGAGCGACATATCGAGTACTGGTGGAGACGTCGCCGGGCACAGGATAAACCAACGACGCTGATCAAGTTTTGCGAAACGTCCTGGCGGTGCATCTACTACACGTACAGCTTCATCTTCGGTTGCATCGTCATGTACGATAAGCCGTGGCTCTGGGACATCAAGCATTGCTGGTACGGCTACCCGCACCAGTCGGTCACAAACGACATCTGGTGGTACTACATGGTCTCGATGGCCTTCTACTGGTCGCTGACATTCTCGCAGTTCTACGATGTGAAGCGAAAAGATTTCTGGCAGATGTTTGCCCACCACATGATCACCATACTGCTGATGGCCCTGAGCTGGATGTGCAACCTGCATCGGGTCGGTTCGCTTGTGCTGTTGGTGCACGATTGTGCCGACATCTTCCTGGAGGTAAAATGCGTTGGACAAATTGTCCAGCTTGTGTATTTGCACCCGCCATACATATCCTTGTGAGTAATTGGGCAATTCTTTTACAGTCCGCAAAGCTAACGAAGTACGCACAGTATCAGAAGGTGTGCgacacgatctttgccatcTTCACCGTTGTGTGGATCGTGACGCGATTGATTCTCTACCCGCGCATCATCTACAGTTCGTCTGTGGAGGCGCCACAGATTCTACCAATGTTCCCGGCGTACTACATCTTCAACACGCTGCTAATACTGTTGCTGGTACTGCACATATGCTGGACCTATCTGATTATGCAGATTGTGAAGAAGGCACTCAAATCAGGCCAGGTGAGTTTTTGATCGTCGCCCATCTTCGCagcatgtttgtttgctaacgTTTTGCCAATTCTCCCTCCGCAGATGGATGGTGACGTGCGGTCCGATTCCAGCGACGAGATATCCGACAGTTCGGAAAATTCTCGCCCACTCCAATCGAACGGTGGAACACCCAAGAAACAGCCGGCCAAGAACGGAACGACAAAGGCGGGCAGTGTTGGTGCTTCCCCgaagaagaaacaataaaGTGGGTCGGCGCAATACCATTTTTACACAGGTTAGCATGTACGTGACCACTCATCACCTAGAAGCGCATCACCTGTAAACGTACCATAAACTATAggctgcaaacaaaacaaattattctGGGACCGGGGGGAGGGGAGTTTAGACGGTTAGACGAAACTGATGTGAAATCAAACAACCACATTTCTACTGTACTGTTTGTGTTGTATCTGCGCTAAAGCTAAAGCTGATCATCATCTAATATTGCTGCTATAACACAACCATGAATTCCTTTGTAAAAGATGGATTTCCCTAGAAGTGTATATCGATAAAATGGACAAAAGAGGAATGAAAATGTGTTGCCTCGTTTAATTAAAAGATAGTAATAATACCGGTGATCGTCATATGGTGCAACAAAACCGGACGGTTCCATATATgttccacacacaaaaaaaactgtggaCAGTGTACGAAAAACCAGTTATTCATAAGTATATTTTGttggatcgttttttttcctgctatAGATTACATGAAAACGTTTGAGATAGGGTTAAAATAATTGATGAATATCCTTCCTTTGCGTTGTTAGGGTCGGATTGTGAATCGCAGTGCTTTCGTGCGTGAACTGGACGCGCAATAATCATGTTTGTACGAACAAATAGTTTTAGGGAGGCAAAAAGGAAATCAAAGCAAATGAAGAAATGAgttgaaaatgcaaaaaaacctAGAAATAAGTATTTATTAGCTAAGAAAACGGTAAACAGTGGAAAGaaacacacggaaaaagtgATTTAATGAAATAGTAAACAAGCAGAAAAATTAATGGCGAAACGTTTGATCGGTGAACACAGGGGTGTGTTaaaaatagagagaaagagagagtgagagacaAGATAAAGTCGCGAAGATCGCAGCCTGTTTGTGTTGAAGCAAACTTTCTCGTTGCGCGAGGATGAGCATAATAAAGCGTTTGGACGGGAcgacgaaaagaaaacgaaatcaCATACAGCAGTTTCGATACGTTTTGTACACCTTGTTGTGACACCGAAGCCACACAAATTCGTGCTGTGGTCGCTTTTTGATTCGTATGTCTACGTTGGGTTTTGTAATTCCGCTAGCAAAAGGGTGTTTACATTCCGTAATCCGCCGCCTGTGTCATGCTTCATTTGCGTCTGACTGTTTCCAGTGCATTATTCATTTGTATCAGTAACAAGCATGTGAAATTGGGAAAGTTGACAAAATGATCAAACCCTGATTATGCTATCGTGTGTAGGTGTTGTATGTTTTAAGTGGTAAAAAGTTAATGAGCTGAGCTTGGTATTTGCAAATCATGGAAAAGGCTAAACGATGCTTAGTTAAATACTCGACAAGTCACAGCTGCTGAGGTGTACTGATGGGCTTATCATTCTTTAACATTGTTTACTAAAGCATTAATCAGATTTTCCCAATCAACAAACGTTCAACATAAGTACGCGCTCATTCATCATTCAGTGTGTATCGCGTTGTTAAAAGAATTAGGGCCGACCCAGACCGTTGTTAATATGTTTTCGTCCTACCAAAGcttattttttatgaaattgaTCAGCAAAGAAAGTTTTGACGTCCAGCAATGATAGAGACGTAACACAAAGTTAGCCAAAGTGTATccttttggtgtttggttaCATATTCCTCATTTCCCTTTAGTTAACATCCATATGATAAGCCGCGTCGTGCGAGCATGAGGTTTTGTACGTAGATGTGAAGTCCCGTGCTTCAAAATATATCCTGCATAAGACTGCTTAGCAGAAGAGTGCAAGAGGGGAGATGGATGCGATGGGTGATAACGGGGGCGGTGGGCAGCGAAACtgcgacaaaaacaaaacactgagTAATGGTGGAGAAGAAAGCAGTAGTGTAAtagtacatttttttataatccTCCGGTTCACTATGAAATGGATGAGACATAGTCCTTCATTTTCGAAATCTTCGCTTGAGTGTCCTTACGCCAACATGTATCGTCGAACCGAACACTTTATTCTGTGtccgtgtattttttttaatcgtaCAAACTTAACATTAATCAAATTGCCGGTACAGCAAGATTAAAGAAGATTAACCGCCGCTGGATCGCTCCAAATCATCACAGTTACACAATCGTTCCCCTCGTTCGTACGTTGACGGTTGCTTTTGATAGTGTTCGCTCGCGCATAACGATTTAATCGGAAGCGAATCCATTTACCAGCTAATTTAtatagataaataaatgttcACAAGCGCATTATTAACAACgtgtaataaaaacaaacgcataaGTAAAACCCCCTTCTTCACCAGTCGCTAGGCGCGCTAAGTGCCCCGATGATGTAGGACGTTTGAAATGGTTAGCGAAATGAAATGAGAAATGTTAAGCGAAACGCGCATCACGGCAGAAATAGGGAGTGAAtagtttaaaaagaaaataaaaacttgtTTCGCGGGGAGCAACTAAAGGAAATGTGTATCTTTATTTATGACGGAAtttggggaaaaaagaaaaattgtgttttacAATCTACTGTTTCAATCGGTTCGTGATTATCGGACAGCTGGTAAGTGTGATGTATGTTTGTATAAATGTATACGACTTTAGTATAACGTCTCAACGACGGACCAACTCGTCTCGCCCGCAGGGCTTCCTCTAAACACCCAACTGAAAGGTAATTCCGTCGGCAACTTGGTAActcctaataaatttactactcacacCAGCCTgacttgcttgatcgttgctattaatttgaagcggttttagaacctacttcgatctatacagctacgattctgcatACGATACTTTATTAACCTTATTTGTGTTCAGGCTgcccgtatctttcatcaatataattggtATTATTGGCATGTACAAAGTTAGCTAAACCAAGGTTCTAGATAAAGATAGTAATTTctggaagacgcttcgtataaAAGTCTTTAACAAaacagatcccaaacgaaggattatTATTCATTCACTAATCGTCTATTTAAAAAGCTTAATAAACTCATTTGTAAGCTGGGTACATTTCATAGTACCTtggcgaatcgatgtaatctattaagaacaagaattcgtaagtaaattatttatcagtactattcctttcttattCATCTAGCAACCTTTGtttgcgtagttgtcttctgttaattctcattattcattcacGTTTTtgattaactttttttttacaaaacacagatttaaaggatctaaaaaaataacgaaattaTAAATACATTTATGGGTAAAGTAGATATAGTGAATAAAtttcagttgaacgaagcCAGGAGTATATATAACTTATATAACTCTAGTACGtacatacgcctgtgagacatggacttggtccaaaactgacggaaccctcttagccgcgttcgagaaGAAAAAGCGCAGAAGGTTTTTTATAACTAAACATTACATATAAGTaagaaagatcacgatcatgtGGGGACTACATTGTTGAagataaaaaatcatccgcTCTTTAGTGGTGTCATTAGCCAATAAATCTTGTATTCCTTTACTAGCATTATTAAAAACGTTGAGATAATAGAATAGTTAGCTGATAGCGGATTGTAATATCCATCCTGTAACAGTTCTGCCATAACGGTACTTCTAATCTACgctattatcgtgtgcgtgctgaTCAGTACATGGAGAACCATATGGAACGAatgcgtgtcatctatctcacttgcactagcgatcgctctcacgggtttgctggtatgggatggacaaatttattccacgctgcaggtgttacctcttgaaagacatgctctcttggtatcggaaatctgaaaacaattgtctGCGCGGCAATTGTATTTTGTCGACTCTCGTAGCCCCTTCAcctattaatgtgaatttgtATTGTTCGCTTGATTTCCGCGTTTGAATTGATTTTATCAAGTTTGATGCttcaattttaggtcggtttaGGTcggtgcgtcaagaaatccaggAATTTCTGGactaatttttattaaataaactgtattttcaatgcaaaaaagagaccactttcagcacgcacgatatcGCCAACAATGTTTTACCACGAattactatgataggttcttcactgaatacatcgtttttatatcaatgcatacttgatttcttcaagtt
The Anopheles moucheti chromosome 2, idAnoMoucSN_F20_07, whole genome shotgun sequence genome window above contains:
- the LOC128297476 gene encoding ceramide synthase 6, with the protein product MEIVRAVSDAFWSTKVWLPPNTTWDDIRPGVRSDVNHADYRHLIYPIPIAAVIIVLRWAVERYWIAPIGKAIGIKSTGPKPPRPNKVLEAAYNVNSRLNHKTIVRLLKQVDMTERHIEYWWRRRRAQDKPTTLIKFCETSWRCIYYTYSFIFGCIVMYDKPWLWDIKHCWYGYPHQSVTNDIWWYYMVSMAFYWSLTFSQFYDVKRKDFWQMFAHHMITILLMALSWMCNLHRVGSLVLLVHDCADIFLESAKLTKYAQYQKVCDTIFAIFTVVWIVTRLILYPRIIYSSSVEAPQILPMFPAYYIFNTLLILLLVLHICWTYLIMQIVKKALKSGQMDGDVRSDSSDEISDSSENSRPLQSNGGTPKKQPAKNGTTKAGSVGASPKKKQ